Proteins found in one Planctomycetes bacterium MalM25 genomic segment:
- the hisD gene encoding Histidinol dehydrogenase: MTEAAQDPPLAIATIDARRPEAAAALDALRQKLAPDGDVVSEAGRRKTIEVFGEPLTPVEVVQRICDDVRTRGLDAVLEYTAKLDGAELTADTLRVTPDELAEAHAAADPELMATVRRIRERLMRFQTAILHQDVRVEIEGGGYLRQRYLPLERAGLCVPGGAAAYPSTVLMTAVPAQAAGVKELAVVAPPTPFGSYNTDLLATCHELGVTEVYRMGGAQAVAALAYGGDGVAKVDKIVGPGNLFVALAKRRVFGEVGIDSIAGPSEVIVVADETTPPAYVAADLIAQAEHSPGSAVLVTWREELIPAVVAELEKQLASLERSELTRQSLEAFGALITVADREHAARLCDELATEHLHVACDDAEAFLDTVRCAGAAFLGPHGPVPVGDYSAGPSHVLPTGATARFANGLSSNDFLRSNSVIAFTEETLAAQREDIVRLAEVEGLTGHARAVTIRNHG; the protein is encoded by the coding sequence ATGACCGAAGCCGCTCAAGATCCGCCCCTCGCGATCGCCACGATCGACGCCCGCCGCCCGGAGGCGGCCGCCGCCCTCGACGCGCTCCGCCAGAAGCTGGCGCCCGACGGGGACGTCGTCTCCGAGGCGGGACGCCGCAAGACGATCGAGGTGTTCGGCGAGCCGCTCACACCGGTCGAAGTGGTCCAGCGCATCTGCGACGACGTCCGCACCCGGGGCCTCGACGCGGTGCTCGAGTACACGGCGAAGCTCGACGGCGCCGAGCTGACCGCTGACACGCTGCGGGTCACGCCCGACGAGCTGGCCGAGGCCCACGCCGCCGCCGACCCGGAGCTGATGGCGACCGTCCGGCGTATCCGCGAGCGGCTGATGCGGTTCCAGACCGCGATCCTGCACCAGGACGTGCGTGTCGAGATCGAGGGGGGCGGCTACCTGCGGCAACGCTATCTGCCCTTGGAACGCGCCGGCCTCTGCGTCCCGGGCGGCGCCGCGGCGTACCCATCGACCGTGCTGATGACCGCCGTCCCCGCGCAAGCGGCGGGCGTGAAGGAGCTGGCCGTGGTCGCCCCGCCGACCCCTTTCGGCAGCTACAACACCGACCTGCTGGCGACCTGCCACGAGCTGGGCGTCACCGAGGTCTACCGCATGGGCGGCGCGCAAGCGGTCGCGGCGCTCGCCTACGGAGGCGACGGCGTTGCAAAGGTCGACAAGATCGTCGGCCCCGGCAACCTGTTCGTCGCGCTCGCGAAGCGGCGCGTCTTCGGCGAGGTCGGCATCGACTCGATCGCCGGACCGAGCGAGGTGATCGTCGTCGCCGACGAGACCACGCCCCCCGCCTACGTGGCGGCCGACCTCATCGCCCAGGCGGAGCACTCGCCCGGCTCGGCGGTGCTGGTGACTTGGCGCGAGGAGTTGATCCCGGCAGTCGTCGCTGAGCTGGAGAAGCAACTCGCGTCGCTCGAGCGGAGCGAGCTGACGCGTCAATCGCTCGAGGCGTTCGGGGCGCTCATCACGGTCGCCGACCGCGAGCACGCCGCCCGGCTGTGCGACGAACTGGCGACCGAGCACCTGCACGTCGCGTGCGACGACGCCGAGGCGTTCCTCGACACGGTCCGCTGCGCCGGCGCCGCGTTCCTCGGCCCGCACGGGCCCGTGCCGGTGGGCGACTACTCGGCGGGGCCGTCGCACGTGCTGCCGACCGGCGCCACGGCGCGGTTCGCCAACGGCCTGTCGAGCAACGACTTCCTCCGCTCAAACAGCGTGATCGCCTTCACCGAGGAGACGCTCGCCGCGCAGCGCGAAGACATCGTCCGCCTCGCCGAGGTCGAGGGCCTCACCGGCCACGCCCGGGCGGTGACGATTCGGAACCACGGATGA
- a CDS encoding Redoxin, with protein sequence MLTTARLPMFTLAALLALVAAPTYAEPAVEPVMAGPAIGSVAPGVKLPGLDGQLVDLGEVYEAGDTVLVVLRGYPGYQCGICSRQVTAFLTVAQEFAKADVQVVMVYPGPTMGLSDKAEEFLAGKTLPEPITMVLDPDYAFTDAYNLRWDAPRETAYPSTFVIAKGGKIEWAKISKTHGGRADVQEVLGAL encoded by the coding sequence GTGTTGACCACCGCCCGCCTGCCGATGTTCACCCTCGCCGCCCTTCTCGCCCTCGTCGCCGCCCCAACCTACGCCGAGCCGGCGGTCGAACCGGTCATGGCGGGGCCCGCGATCGGATCGGTGGCGCCCGGCGTGAAGCTCCCGGGGCTCGACGGCCAGCTGGTCGATCTGGGTGAGGTTTACGAGGCGGGCGACACCGTGCTGGTCGTCCTGCGCGGCTACCCGGGTTACCAGTGCGGCATCTGCTCGCGGCAGGTGACCGCGTTCCTCACCGTCGCCCAGGAGTTCGCCAAGGCGGACGTTCAGGTTGTGATGGTCTACCCGGGCCCCACCATGGGCCTCTCCGACAAAGCCGAGGAGTTCCTCGCCGGCAAGACGCTGCCCGAGCCGATCACGATGGTGCTCGACCCCGACTACGCGTTCACCGACGCGTACAACCTGCGCTGGGACGCCCCGCGCGAGACCGCCTACCCGTCGACCTTCGTGATCGCGAAGGGGGGCAAGATCGAGTGGGCGAAGATCAGCAAGACCCACGGCGGCCGCGCCGACGTGCAAGAGGTCCTCGGGGCGCTATGA